A region from the Corallococcus caeni genome encodes:
- the lipB gene encoding lipoyl(octanoyl) transferase LipB, protein MNTLTVFRLGRVEYEDGLKLMHLFGEARLQGLIGDALLLLEHPPVLTLGRAAKRENITATDARLAQEGVEVFDTNRGGDVTYHGPGQVVGYPILLLPEDRRDVRRYVRDVERGLVQTLAGFGLTAGAIPKWPGVWLGHEGSPDARKIGAIGVHLSRWLTTHGFALNVNTNLEHFQLIVPCGIREAGVTSMQRELGHPVSVPDVEEALAREFTRVFDARRVDGTVDLRTVSVAVVHGRGPEARVLLLRRTPERGGFWQTVTGRLEPGESPVEAARREVAEETGLTLPVVELAYRHAFALGEALPPKLVEEHGFAVHAAPDTHVRLGPEHDAFEWVDVPTALARLPFRGLRETVTRALQTTPRP, encoded by the coding sequence ATGAACACGCTCACCGTCTTCCGCCTGGGCCGGGTGGAGTACGAGGACGGACTGAAGCTGATGCACCTGTTCGGCGAGGCCCGCCTGCAGGGGCTCATCGGGGACGCGCTGCTGCTCCTGGAGCACCCGCCCGTCCTCACGCTGGGCCGCGCCGCGAAGCGCGAGAACATCACCGCCACCGACGCGCGCCTCGCGCAAGAAGGCGTGGAGGTGTTCGACACCAACCGGGGCGGCGACGTCACCTACCACGGCCCGGGACAGGTGGTGGGCTACCCCATCCTCCTGCTGCCGGAGGACCGCCGCGACGTGCGCCGCTACGTGCGCGACGTGGAGCGCGGCCTCGTCCAGACGCTCGCGGGCTTCGGCCTCACGGCGGGCGCCATCCCCAAGTGGCCGGGCGTGTGGCTGGGGCACGAAGGCTCACCGGACGCGCGGAAGATTGGCGCCATTGGCGTGCACCTGTCGCGCTGGCTCACCACGCACGGCTTCGCGCTCAACGTGAACACCAACCTGGAGCACTTCCAGCTCATCGTCCCGTGCGGCATCCGCGAGGCGGGCGTCACGTCCATGCAGCGCGAGCTGGGCCACCCCGTGTCCGTCCCGGACGTGGAGGAGGCGCTCGCCCGCGAGTTCACCCGGGTCTTCGATGCGCGGCGCGTGGACGGCACGGTGGACCTGCGCACGGTGAGCGTCGCGGTGGTGCACGGCCGCGGCCCCGAAGCGCGCGTGCTGCTGCTGCGCCGGACGCCGGAGCGCGGCGGCTTCTGGCAGACGGTGACGGGGCGCCTGGAGCCGGGCGAGTCCCCCGTGGAGGCCGCCCGCCGTGAGGTGGCGGAGGAGACGGGCCTCACGCTCCCCGTCGTGGAGCTGGCCTACCGCCACGCGTTCGCGCTGGGGGAGGCGCTGCCGCCGAAGCTGGTGGAGGAGCACGGCTTCGCGGTGCACGCCGCGCCGGACACGCACGTGCGCCTGGGCCCGGAGCACGACGCCTTCGAGTGGGTGGACGTGCCCACCGCCCTCGCGCGGCTGCCCTTCCGGGGCCTGCGCGAGACGGTGACCCGGGCGCTCCAGACAACGCCCAGGCCGTGA